From the genome of Prunus persica cultivar Lovell chromosome G8, Prunus_persica_NCBIv2, whole genome shotgun sequence:
CTGACGGAGGAGGAAAAGATGGATTATGAGAAGAAGGATTCAACGGATAGGATCAGATGGGGGCTAGGGTTCTCACCCGGGGACCATGAAGCTGTCAAGAGGGAGTATCTCAAGGTGCTCCCACATCCAAAGTTTGAAGGCCCTGCTAAACCAGCTGGTTTCAGGTACAAGAAAATAGTGTTtttgaagaaaaggaaaaaatcgTGTGTGCACGACCCATGCATCAACCTACTCACCtaaccaaacaaaaatcctaaattttatttttaatttataaaaagtgttttttgtttcttctttgatGAATAAGTACATGTTTTAACCACTTAAgctataattttaataaaaaatgctatttttaacaaagaaaaaagagaacttATTTTcgttaaaaaaattaacaaaaggaTTTGGATTGTATATTTGTATCTTTTGAAGTTATATTGTGTTTATATTTTAGTTTAAAGATAATCATGGTTTGGACTTAACTGTAAAATATACATGAGATTGGTTCGGtttctaaaaactaaaatcgCGATTGCACCAAACCATTATAATTCGATTTTTGTTTGACTTTTTCTGTGataaaaaccaaatcaaaactGTCATTACGATTCGGATAAGTCAGTTTAGTCATTTCAGCCAGATTGGTGCCCACCCCTAAGCACAAGGATAGATCTACGGATCCTAATAATTGGTCTAATTCGACTTTCTTTTACCCCCTACTTTGTCTTTATTAAATGGCCTAAGATTAAGCTTAATTTATGTCTATGTTACTTACAGGGAGGCCTTGGAAGATTATTACCAAAGGAATCGAGAGGTGATAATTAATTTGGCTAAAGCAGTATCGAAAACATTGGGATTTGAAGAAAATTACTTAGAGAAGGAATTTGAGCTGGAAACTGGGGCTGATGTTTCTGCTATGAACGTGTATCCGCCCGGGTTTAAACCCAACACTCAAATCGGTTTGCCGGCTCATTATGACCCTGGCTACCTTGTTTCCCTTGTACAAAACGTCAACGGTGGTCTCCAACTAAACTATAAACAAAAGTGGATCAATGTTGATATGCCTTCCAATGCCCTTTTCATTAATATTGGGGATCATGTTGAGGTACATAcatattaaatatttgaagtccttaatttattttcgACATAAGATAAATTGGTGCGAATATGAATCAAATTTATTCTtgacatactaaccccaccaTTTAACGTTACATACACCATATCTATTGATTAtactattaattatatttttcgcAAAAGTCAAACTCACGAATGAGTCCGACCTTCAAGAAATCTGTAAGAAATTAAGGTGGACTCATTACCTAGAGATATCTCCAAAATGAGCACATTACATGTACAATATTTATTGATCATATTATTAATCATATTTTTCACAAAGGTTGAACTCGTGAATGAGTCTGACCTACAAGAGATGTGAACTTATGAGTTCTATGTTCACATCTTTGTAAGAAATTAAGGTGGACTCATCACCTAAAGATATCTCCCAAATGAGATCCATGAGTCCACGAtgcaaaacaagtatatattttgttttggaattgTTTGACTTTCAATCTAAATCATGAATTCGAAATCAAAGTTGATTATGTGTAAGACTTTATTATAGAAATGAACTATTGAATttaaagtccaaaacttaggaaCAAAGTCAAGCAAACAAGAGAAGTAGATTTGCTAATATAAAAGTTTCTTAATGCGTATTGTTTTTAATTCATTGcttgtattatatataataggtTTTAACAAATGGGAAGTACAAGAGTCCTATGCATCGTGTGATCCTGAACAACGAGGTGAGAAGAGTCTCTGTGGCCACAGTCCATGGACCATCACTTGACACATTTGTGAAACCAGCTCCAGAGTTTGTGGGCGAGTCTCACCCACCAGCATACCGAGGGATGATCTACAAGGACTCCTTGGAAGCCAATGGTTACCATGAGATCGATGGAAAATCATGCATAGCACAACTTCGGCTATGAAATAGAGTTCATGCTGGGAAGGAGTTGTTATGTgctaaaccattaaaataaGGTTTATTTATGGATATACCCCTTGTGCTTTTAAAATAGTCTCAGATTACCAATGTTCTTTGAAATATCTCAATATACCACCTATACTTTCAATAAGTGTCTCACGTTAGCTATTCTGTCAGATTTGAGAGAAGTTCCGTTAGTTGATGTGACCCTCACTTCTTTTTAATCTCTTAACAAGAGAGAAGAATGGTTAGTCAGGTTGAGAAAATGGGGAATTTGGGAGAAGAAGGTTTTCTGAACCTCCAGATTCCCAAATCTAAAATTCCCTCAACCTAACCTTCTTCTGTTGTAGTGCTAATACTTATGAATAAAGTTTATTGGTTTCATAATAAAGTTATTGTTTCAATTTATGTGAGTATGGAGAAATTAGTATGGCGAGGCAATGGGCGGAAACGGAATAATTTCATGTGATTTGGGATCAAGTGAGACTTGCATAAAttcctaatttatttaatgtttCCGCTCTTACTTTGATTTTATGTTAGATATGATATGCTAGATGATTTATACTCTCAAAGTTTGGTTGTATAATTTTTAGAAATCTCTGCACAACACCATTTCCACAACATTCCCTTCAATAAATCATGCTAATTGTAcacacaagaagaaaaaaatggaattaGAGTCATATTATTTCCGAAAGGGTGAAggaaacaaatttatggaaaaaaaattaaaatcaatgtTGGGACAAACTTTTTCACCAAATACAAATGTGGAAGACCTTTGACTATGCCTATTGGTGTtgaaattgtatatatattttatttatttttagttgaAAATATTAGGCTACATATatgtttaatttgtatttttcccAAATCTTCCCTCAGCTATAGCCAAGGGTAGCCCTTGCATTGGTTCCACCCCCCGTCACACACTCTATTTCTTTAATCAATCACGTTGACAAATTTACaagtaataataaatttatttatttatttattgttttgccAAATATACAAGGAATTTGAGAGTAGAGGAAATCGAATACGAAACTTCAAGTTCAAGTGCATGAGTAAACACGTGTGTAAATGACTCTGATTTCCACAGGTGGCAAAGCCTAAGTTGCCGTTCTATTTTGGTTGACAAACATATATTGCGTAAAGAATTTGTGCTTGAACTTGAAGTTTCGTATTCGACAGGTGGCAAATCCGTCTAAAGATATTGGTGACTAAAATCCAAATTGCCTTGTGAAGAAAGTTTCTCATTCCAccttggttttattttatgcccTGTGTACTTACATACCGTTGTGGAAGATCcttcaaatttataattttgtacacacacgcacacacatctGATCCACTTCATTAATATATGTCCATATTTGTCTTGACCTCTAACGCACCATTTGCTCATGATTTTGATATCTACTCTGTCCTATTTAcaaactttttaaatttcttcttctcgtaaaattattaaatttgatCTTAAGCAGAAATTAAGAGGTGATCATTCTAAAGAAGCATGACAAAAGTGAGTGATTCAGCAAAGATTAATGGTGAAACTGCCCATTAAATAAAACCTCCTAGATAATCTTATTAATTAACTTTGACAAGCATGTTCCTAGAAATTACATAGAGGCATCGTAGCCTTACCTTGATATCTCACAATGTGCCTACAAAAACACAGGCAATGATCGATGTTCAATCCAATCAAAACGCACACTCTCTCTTTATTCACTGCAGCCGTCGCTACTTCTTAGTTGttttcaatggctaaaacagcTTCTGTAGTATTGACCCAAAACCTTTCTGATACCAAAAGGACCACCTCCTTTAATCATTCAACTAATGATGATGAAATCCCCACCATCGATTACAGCATGCTGATCTGCTCTAACGATCCTGATCAACGACTCAAAGCCCTCCAATACCTTGCCTATGTCTGCGAGGAGTACGGCTTTTTCTATGTATGGAATTTCCTCTCATCTACATTTACATTCAGTCTCCCATAGCACACCATTTTGCTTATTACAATGCCTCGAAACCAGTTCACTatgcatacacacacacacatgtgCATAGAGCTTCAACTGTGAACATGTTGGCATGCAACATGCTGCTGATCACTCTCTAAAGATGTGAAGTAttgtcccacatcgaaaaagttaagaaatttTACCCACTCTGTAAGGTTATGTGGCTTTGTTATTAACTCATTAGTGTTATCGCATTGTAAATACTAgctctataaatatatatatatatatatatatctcgcATTGTAAATATTAGCtctgtaaataaataaataaatatatatatatacacacatttggctaaaagaaaagaaacaaaactattaattaattaggctTTTGTGTTATGTTATAATTTGATGTCGAATGTTTATATTGCGTACAAAATTACACATGCATGTAACATGTTGCATGATAACTTGGCAGCTGGTAAATCATGGGGTGCCTGATTGCGTAATTGAGAGAGCGCTGAATGGGATTTCTGATTTCTTTGATCTGACGGAGGAGGAAAAGATGgattatgagaagaagagttCAACGGATAGGATCAGATGGGGGCTAGGGTTCTCACCCGGGGACCATGAAGCTGTCAAGAGGGAGTATCTTAAGGTACTCCCACATCCAAAGTTTGAAGGCCCTGCTAAACCAGCTGGTTTCAGGTACAAGAAAATAGTGTTtttgaagaaaaggaaaaatcgtGTGTGTACGACCCATACCTACTCACCTAACCAACCAAAAAtcctaaaatttctttttaatttataaaaatatttttcatttcttatttgatgaatAAGTAAATGTTTTAACCACTTAAGCtacaattttaataaaaaatgccatttttgaaaaagaaaaaagagaacttatttttgtgaaaaaaaattagcataAGGATTTGGATTGTATATgtatctttttaaaaattaac
Proteins encoded in this window:
- the LOC18766250 gene encoding protein DMR6-LIKE OXYGENASE 1 isoform X1 encodes the protein MAKTASVVLTQNLSDTKRTTSFNHSTNDDEIPTIDYSMLICSNDPDQRLKALQYLAYVCEEYGFFYLVNHGVPDCVIERALNGISDFFDLTEEEKMDYEKKSSTDRIRWGLGFSPGDHEAVKREYLKVLPHPKFEGPAKPAGFRYKKIVFLKKRKNRVCTTHTYSPNQPKILKFLFNL
- the LOC18766843 gene encoding protein DMR6-LIKE OXYGENASE 1; translation: MAKTASVVLTQNLSDTKRTTSFNHSANDDEIPTIDYSMLICSNDPDQRLKALQYLAYVCEEYGFFYLVNHGVPDSVIERALNGISDFFNLTEEEKMDYEKKDSTDRIRWGLGFSPGDHEAVKREYLKVLPHPKFEGPAKPAGFREALEDYYQRNREVIINLAKAVSKTLGFEENYLEKEFELETGADVSAMNVYPPGFKPNTQIGLPAHYDPGYLVSLVQNVNGGLQLNYKQKWINVDMPSNALFINIGDHVEVLTNGKYKSPMHRVILNNEVRRVSVATVHGPSLDTFVKPAPEFVGESHPPAYRGMIYKDSLEANGYHEIDGKSCIAQLRL
- the LOC18766250 gene encoding protein DMR6-LIKE OXYGENASE 1 isoform X2, with translation MAKTASVVLTQNLSDTKRTTSFNHSTNDDEIPTIDYSMLICSNDPDQRLKALQYLAYVCEEYGFFYLVNHGVPDCVIERALNGISDFFDLTEEEKMDYEKKSSTDRIRWGLGFSPGDHEAVKREYLKVLPHPKFEGPAKPAGFRIFSPRRSLGVVLKEGGCTMWMTSVWDVPIV